Proteins found in one Xenopus laevis strain J_2021 chromosome 1L, Xenopus_laevis_v10.1, whole genome shotgun sequence genomic segment:
- the dctd.L gene encoding dCMP deaminase L homeolog isoform X1, translated as MQPCDMSVLSLTSPVIWAAASCLSKKREDYLEWCEYFMAVAFLAAQRSKDPSSQVGACIVNSENKIVGIGYNGMPNGCHDDVLPWARTAEDRLDTKYPYVCHAELNAIMNKNTADVKGCTMYVALFPCNECAKLVIQAGIKEVVFMSDKYHDNPEMTAARHMFDLAGIKYTNFIPKHRKIVIDFDSINSSRPSPKPL; from the exons ATGCAGCCCTGTGACATGTCAGTCCTGTCTCTGACTTCTCCAGTGATCTG GGCCGCAGCGAGTTGTCTGTCTAAGAAGCGAGAAGACTATTTGGAATGGTGTGAATATTTTATGGCAGTCGCCTTTTTAGCAGCTCAGAGATCTAAAGATCCAAGTTCTCAG GTTGGAGCATGCATTGTGAACTCAGAGAACAAGATAGTTGGAATTGGATATAACGGTATGCCTAATGGCTGTCACGATGATGTTCTCCCATGGGCCAGGACTGCAGAGGATAGACTTGATACAAAATACCCTTATG TTTGCCATGCTGAACTTAATGCCATCATGAACAAAAACACTGCCGATGTCAAAGGCTGCACTATGTATGTTGCTTTGTTCCCTTGCAATGAGTGTGCTAAACTTGTCATTCAAGCTG gtATAAAAGAAGTTGTTTTTATGTCTGACAAGTATCATGAcaacccagaaatgacagctgcaAGACACATGTTTGATCTGGCTGGTATCAAATACAC gaatttcATCCCCAAACATAGAAAAATTGTCATCGACTTTGATTCCATCAACAGCAGCAGACCGAGTCCGAAGCCACTGTGA
- the dctd.L gene encoding dCMP deaminase L homeolog: MSEDCTSANGAAASCLSKKREDYLEWCEYFMAVAFLAAQRSKDPSSQVGACIVNSENKIVGIGYNGMPNGCHDDVLPWARTAEDRLDTKYPYVCHAELNAIMNKNTADVKGCTMYVALFPCNECAKLVIQAGIKEVVFMSDKYHDNPEMTAARHMFDLAGIKYTNFIPKHRKIVIDFDSINSSRPSPKPL, translated from the exons ATGAGCGAAGACTGCACCTCAGCCAATGG GGCCGCAGCGAGTTGTCTGTCTAAGAAGCGAGAAGACTATTTGGAATGGTGTGAATATTTTATGGCAGTCGCCTTTTTAGCAGCTCAGAGATCTAAAGATCCAAGTTCTCAG GTTGGAGCATGCATTGTGAACTCAGAGAACAAGATAGTTGGAATTGGATATAACGGTATGCCTAATGGCTGTCACGATGATGTTCTCCCATGGGCCAGGACTGCAGAGGATAGACTTGATACAAAATACCCTTATG TTTGCCATGCTGAACTTAATGCCATCATGAACAAAAACACTGCCGATGTCAAAGGCTGCACTATGTATGTTGCTTTGTTCCCTTGCAATGAGTGTGCTAAACTTGTCATTCAAGCTG gtATAAAAGAAGTTGTTTTTATGTCTGACAAGTATCATGAcaacccagaaatgacagctgcaAGACACATGTTTGATCTGGCTGGTATCAAATACAC gaatttcATCCCCAAACATAGAAAAATTGTCATCGACTTTGATTCCATCAACAGCAGCAGACCGAGTCCGAAGCCACTGTGA